One segment of Trichlorobacter ammonificans DNA contains the following:
- a CDS encoding chemotaxis protein CheX — protein MSIAPAILTALNTTQDQLVKKMIDDVRTIYSSMLGIELMHLPLEVDPVSQFQDCVSAMVGLGGTYSGLVSVHVPTGLAKTFAGAMLGMDVEEVDQDVYDALGEIANMVAGNFKQHISKGGGDVRISTPSVISGKDYIVQCKQNDSINLLFDVAEEWFMVSTVLSAD, from the coding sequence ATGAGTATTGCGCCGGCCATACTGACTGCACTCAACACGACGCAGGATCAACTGGTCAAAAAAATGATCGACGACGTGCGAACCATCTACAGCAGCATGCTGGGGATCGAGCTGATGCACCTGCCCCTGGAGGTGGACCCGGTGTCCCAGTTCCAGGACTGCGTTTCGGCCATGGTAGGGTTGGGCGGCACCTACAGCGGGCTGGTCAGCGTGCATGTGCCGACCGGCCTGGCCAAGACCTTTGCCGGAGCCATGCTGGGGATGGACGTGGAAGAGGTGGACCAGGATGTCTACGATGCCCTGGGAGAGATCGCCAACATGGTGGCGGGGAACTTCAAACAGCATATTTCCAAGGGGGGAGGCGACGTGCGTATCTCGACCCCCTCCGTCATCTCCGGCAAGGATTACATCGTGCAGTGCAAGCAGAACGACTCCATCAACCTGCTCTTCGATGTGGCGGAGGAGTGGTTCATGGTCAGTACCGTCCTTTCAGCCGATTAG
- a CDS encoding protoglobin domain-containing protein, whose translation MASSMEELKRHYSFTGDDARRLAELRGLAEQHQQQLVDDLYEFIITHPETAAILTRQTSREKMDHFHRLWFISLFSGQYDDLYLANLKRIGHAHVRVELPVNFVNAAMHQVRHFLHHLIHDTFPDRDLRRSYRESVDRILDMNLSVMTSSYRDEEMKKVFVSRRLESELIHLSERFTYGLNLILVLALAGLSVGVVGLFIKDIALIFSGNVEKGILSALGAMLILWMMIELLENEIKNLKGGRFNILVFIGVIIVAMVREILISTLRHDDLSTQAFLALTLLILGIVYYLVSRAQQLNKE comes from the coding sequence ATGGCCAGCAGCATGGAGGAACTCAAACGCCACTACTCCTTTACCGGTGACGATGCCCGGCGCCTGGCGGAGCTGCGCGGACTTGCCGAGCAGCACCAGCAACAGCTGGTGGACGATCTCTACGAGTTCATTATCACGCACCCGGAAACCGCTGCCATCCTGACACGACAAACCAGTCGGGAGAAAATGGACCATTTTCACCGTCTCTGGTTCATATCCCTGTTCTCCGGGCAGTACGACGACCTCTATCTGGCAAACCTCAAACGGATCGGCCATGCCCACGTCCGGGTGGAGCTGCCGGTGAACTTCGTCAACGCCGCCATGCACCAGGTCCGCCACTTTCTGCACCACCTGATTCACGACACCTTCCCGGACCGCGACCTGCGCCGCTCCTACCGCGAATCGGTGGACCGCATCCTGGACATGAACCTGTCGGTGATGACCTCCTCCTACCGCGACGAAGAAATGAAGAAGGTCTTTGTTTCCCGCCGGCTGGAATCGGAGCTGATCCACCTGTCCGAACGGTTCACCTACGGCCTGAACCTGATCCTGGTGCTGGCGCTGGCCGGCCTGTCGGTGGGGGTGGTGGGGCTGTTCATCAAGGACATTGCGCTTATTTTCAGCGGTAATGTGGAGAAAGGGATTCTCTCCGCCCTGGGGGCGATGCTGATCCTCTGGATGATGATCGAACTGCTGGAAAACGAGATCAAGAACCTGAAGGGAGGGCGTTTCAACATCCTGGTCTTTATCGGCGTGATCATCGTGGCCATGGTACGGGAGATCCTGATCTCCACCCTGCGCCATGACGACCTGAGTACCCAGGCCTTTCTGGCGCTGACCCTGCTGATCCTGGGCATCGTCTACTACCTGGTCTCGCGGGCCCAGCAGCTGAACAAGGAGTGA
- the hypD gene encoding hydrogenase formation protein HypD: MKHQDEYRDHDLVQGLAGAITREASTLVEPVRFMEVCGTHTMAIARFGLKSLLPPQVRLVSGPGCPVCVTPVGYIDHALALATDPGTIITTFGDLLRVPGSRSSLLRERARGADVRIVYSPLEAVRLAAEHPGRRIVFLGIGFETTAPTVAASVLTARSHGLTNYFVLASHKTMPAPMAALSADPRVQIRGYLCPAHVSTVIGGNGYRHLVENYRIPCVVTGFEPADIMQGILWLLRQHLAGTARVEIQYARAVTRGGNPKAQALLRDVFAPCDALWRGLGVLPASGLAFRDEYAAFDAARMLPAELAEPLEPAGCRCGEVLTGRIEPTDCPLFGTACTPEQPVGACMVSSEGSCAAAWRYRP, from the coding sequence ATGAAACACCAGGACGAGTACCGCGACCACGATCTGGTGCAGGGGCTGGCCGGCGCCATCACCCGCGAAGCATCGACACTGGTCGAACCGGTACGTTTCATGGAGGTCTGCGGTACCCACACCATGGCCATCGCCCGGTTCGGCCTGAAAAGCCTGCTGCCCCCCCAGGTGCGCCTGGTCTCCGGCCCCGGCTGCCCGGTCTGCGTCACGCCGGTGGGCTACATCGACCACGCCCTGGCCCTGGCTACCGATCCCGGCACCATCATCACCACCTTCGGCGACCTGCTGCGGGTGCCCGGCTCCCGTTCCTCCCTCCTGCGGGAACGAGCCAGGGGTGCCGACGTGCGCATCGTCTATTCGCCGCTGGAGGCGGTCAGGCTGGCGGCGGAACACCCCGGACGACGGATCGTTTTTCTGGGGATCGGCTTCGAGACCACCGCCCCCACCGTGGCGGCGTCAGTTCTCACCGCGCGTAGCCACGGCCTGACCAACTATTTCGTACTGGCCTCCCACAAGACCATGCCCGCTCCCATGGCGGCCCTCTCCGCCGACCCCCGGGTGCAGATCAGGGGCTATCTCTGCCCGGCCCATGTCAGTACCGTCATCGGCGGCAACGGCTACCGCCACCTGGTGGAGAACTACCGCATCCCCTGCGTGGTCACCGGCTTTGAACCGGCCGACATCATGCAGGGGATTCTCTGGCTGCTGCGCCAGCACCTGGCCGGTACCGCCCGGGTGGAGATCCAGTACGCCCGTGCCGTTACCCGCGGGGGAAATCCGAAAGCACAGGCACTGTTGCGGGACGTCTTCGCGCCCTGTGACGCCCTCTGGCGAGGGCTGGGCGTCCTGCCCGCCAGCGGCCTGGCCTTCCGTGACGAGTATGCCGCTTTCGATGCGGCCCGCATGCTGCCGGCAGAACTGGCGGAACCGCTGGAACCGGCCGGTTGCCGCTGCGGCGAGGTGCTGACCGGCCGTATCGAACCGACGGACTGCCCCCTGTTCGGCACCGCCTGCACGCCGGAGCAACCGGTGGGGGCCTGCATGGTTTCCAGCGAGGGAAGCTGCGCCGCGGCCTGGCGCTACCGCCCGTAG
- a CDS encoding HypC/HybG/HupF family hydrogenase formation chaperone produces the protein MCLGVPMQVITVEGDTAVAEIDGVRREASLLMLAEPVAVGDYVIVHAGFAISRIDPAEAEETLRMMREVFSPEDMV, from the coding sequence ATGTGCCTTGGTGTACCGATGCAGGTTATAACGGTGGAGGGCGATACGGCTGTCGCCGAAATCGACGGTGTCCGACGGGAGGCCAGCCTGCTGATGCTGGCTGAGCCGGTGGCAGTGGGAGACTACGTGATCGTGCATGCCGGGTTTGCCATCTCCCGGATCGATCCGGCGGAGGCGGAGGAGACCCTGCGGATGATGCGGGAGGTATTCAGCCCCGAGGATATGGTATGA
- the hypF gene encoding carbamoyltransferase HypF, translating to MIRRRFAISGIVQGVGFRPFVFRLASDLALSGQVRNTPAGVEIEVQGAPATVERFAQRLTTELPPLAVVTRCEQRELPTVTGATGFEILPSSGGMPEVQIAPDTALCADCLRELFDPADRRFRHPFITCTNCGPRWTIISAIPYDRPLTTMAAFPLCPACEAEYRDPLDRRFHAQPIACPACGPRLSLVPDHPAPLEHAGSLLRQGLIVAVKGLGGFHLAVDACNDGAVARLRSRKQRDEKPFAVMVPDLATARLIARLSDMEERLLAGPDAPVVIVRRRPDTPLSPLVAPDSRWVGLLLAYTPVHHLLFSNLATTLPALVMTSANRSDEPMIAGDREVRDKLADIADALLTHDRPIQVRTDDSVLRVFRGAPIFYRRSRGFVPRPVRLPFSAPPVLAFGAELKNTVCLTRGADAFMSQHIGDLKNEATFEACRETVEHLCRMLEVRPALLACDLHPDYLSTRLAEDNALRLEQEANTATGSRAQARPIVRVQHHHAHMASCMAENSLDGEVTGVIFDGTGLGYDGTVWGGEFLVGGYGGVRRAGHLRQARLPGGDAAAHEPWRMALSWLFESYGPACFERDLPLLRQMPAAELTTLRLMLERGVNAPYTSSIGRLFDAVAALLGFGSINRFDGQAAMALEAAAENAAESQPLPCPLTLGDNGAFVVDPTPAIRALADGPDGDAGRDRLALAFHRGLAEAVAAGCRRIRADGGPERVVLSGGVFQNRLLTELVYTALAASGFLVFTHRLAPPNDGGIALGQAAIAAYGAKRHP from the coding sequence ATGATCCGCCGGCGTTTTGCCATCAGCGGCATCGTCCAGGGGGTGGGCTTCCGTCCCTTTGTCTTTCGTCTGGCTTCAGATCTGGCACTGTCCGGCCAGGTCCGCAACACGCCGGCCGGGGTGGAGATCGAAGTGCAGGGTGCGCCTGCCACGGTCGAACGGTTCGCACAGCGCCTGACGACGGAGCTGCCGCCGCTGGCGGTTGTCACCCGCTGCGAACAGCGGGAGCTGCCGACGGTGACGGGCGCAACCGGCTTCGAGATCCTGCCCAGCAGCGGCGGCATGCCGGAGGTGCAGATCGCGCCGGACACCGCCCTGTGCGCCGACTGTCTGCGGGAACTGTTCGATCCGGCCGACCGCCGTTTCCGGCATCCCTTCATCACCTGCACCAACTGCGGCCCCCGCTGGACCATCATCAGCGCCATCCCCTACGACCGCCCCCTGACCACCATGGCCGCCTTTCCACTCTGTCCCGCCTGTGAGGCGGAATACCGCGATCCGCTCGACCGGCGCTTCCACGCCCAGCCGATCGCCTGCCCCGCCTGCGGTCCCCGGCTCTCGCTTGTTCCTGACCATCCCGCCCCGCTGGAGCATGCCGGTTCTCTTCTGCGACAGGGGTTGATCGTCGCGGTGAAAGGACTGGGGGGATTCCATCTGGCAGTGGATGCGTGCAACGATGGGGCCGTGGCCCGGCTGCGCAGCCGCAAGCAGCGCGACGAAAAACCGTTCGCCGTTATGGTGCCGGACTTGGCCACGGCCCGGCTGATAGCCCGTCTGTCCGATATGGAGGAACGGCTGCTGGCCGGCCCGGACGCACCGGTCGTCATCGTACGGCGTCGGCCCGATACCCCGCTGTCGCCGCTGGTGGCACCGGACAGCCGCTGGGTGGGACTGCTGCTGGCCTACACGCCGGTGCATCACCTGCTCTTCAGCAACCTGGCAACCACGCTGCCGGCACTGGTCATGACCAGTGCCAACCGTTCCGACGAACCGATGATCGCCGGAGACCGGGAGGTCCGGGACAAGCTGGCCGATATTGCCGACGCGCTGCTGACCCACGACCGGCCGATCCAGGTGCGCACCGACGATTCGGTGCTGCGGGTCTTCCGGGGAGCACCGATCTTCTACCGTCGCTCCCGGGGATTCGTTCCCCGTCCGGTACGGCTTCCTTTCAGCGCCCCCCCGGTCCTGGCCTTCGGCGCGGAGCTGAAGAACACCGTCTGCCTGACCAGAGGTGCCGACGCCTTCATGAGCCAGCATATCGGGGATCTGAAGAACGAGGCCACCTTCGAGGCCTGCCGGGAGACCGTGGAACATCTCTGCCGCATGCTGGAGGTCAGGCCGGCACTCCTGGCCTGCGATCTGCACCCGGACTATCTCTCCACCCGCTTGGCCGAAGACAACGCTCTCCGTTTGGAGCAGGAAGCCAACACCGCCACCGGCAGCCGGGCCCAGGCTCGTCCGATCGTCCGGGTGCAGCATCATCATGCCCACATGGCCTCCTGCATGGCCGAAAACAGCCTTGATGGCGAGGTGACCGGCGTGATCTTCGATGGTACCGGCCTGGGGTATGACGGCACGGTCTGGGGGGGCGAATTCCTGGTGGGTGGCTACGGCGGGGTACGCCGGGCCGGGCACCTGCGGCAGGCCCGCCTGCCGGGCGGTGATGCCGCAGCCCATGAGCCCTGGCGCATGGCCCTCTCCTGGCTGTTCGAAAGCTACGGCCCCGCCTGCTTCGAGCGCGACCTGCCGCTGCTGCGGCAGATGCCGGCGGCGGAGCTGACCACCCTGCGCCTGATGCTGGAGCGGGGCGTGAATGCGCCCTATACGTCCAGCATCGGCCGACTCTTCGATGCCGTGGCGGCACTGCTGGGGTTCGGCAGCATCAACCGCTTTGACGGCCAGGCTGCCATGGCGCTGGAGGCGGCAGCCGAGAATGCTGCGGAATCGCAGCCGCTCCCCTGCCCGTTGACGCTGGGCGATAACGGAGCGTTTGTGGTGGACCCGACGCCGGCGATCCGCGCCCTGGCGGACGGCCCGGACGGCGACGCCGGTCGCGACCGTCTGGCACTGGCCTTCCATCGCGGCCTGGCGGAGGCCGTGGCTGCCGGCTGCCGCCGGATACGCGCTGACGGCGGCCCTGAGCGGGTGGTTCTCTCCGGCGGCGTGTTTCAGAATCGCCTTCTGACGGAATTGGTATATACTGCCCTTGCCGCGTCAGGCTTCCTGGTTTTCACGCACCGCCTGGCACCTCCCAACGACGGCGGCATTGCCCTGGGACAGGCGGCGATCGCCGCCTACGGGGCGAAGCGGCATCCCTAA